Genomic window (Trueperaceae bacterium):
TCGTGACCCACAAGGACCTCGGCCCGCTCACCCTGCTCGAATGGTTCCAGTACATCGACGACCACTCGCGGCGCGAGGTCATCCGGCTGCGGCGGTAGCCCCACCGCCGGCGCCGCTGCCCGGGTTCGCGAAGCGAGCGATGGTCGCGGGGTCCGCCGGTCCGGATGACGCCACCCACAGCGCCCCGTCGTCGCCGATCGCTACGAGCATCGTGTTCGGCAGCCCGAAGGCGATGACCGCCCGCCCGCAGGCCGCGCCCCCGTCAGCGCCCCGTCAGCTTCAGTTCGCCGAGGCCCTTGAACACCTCGCCGCGCTCGAACCCTTCCTGGTACGGCGGGAAACGCATGCCGTAGTCGCGGAGCTGCTTCCACGTCTGGGCGATGCCCAAGGTTCCCGTCTCGCGGGCGCGGGCCACGTCGTCGAGGTCGATGCGGTGCACGAAGAACGTCTCGCGCTCGCCGGCCTGGTGCAAGACGAGCCCCTCCGGGCCGACGAGCAGCGAGCGTCCGCCGCCCCAGGCGCCGACCGCGTTGACGTCGAGGAAGTACACCTGGTTCGTGATGGCGTGGGCGCGGCTCAGCACCGTCTCGAGCTCGCGGTCCTGCGTGGTCGTAAGGGTGGGGTGGAGGATGACCTCTGCGCCCATCCAGGCGAGCGTCCGTACCGTTTCCGGGAACCACATGTCGTAGCAGATGGAGAGGCCGAAGCGCCCGACGCCGGGCACGTCGAAGACGCCGTACTCGCTGCCGGCCTTCGCCTCGGCCTCGAACGGGTACCAGGGGAACAGCTTGCGGTAACGCGCGACGATCTCGCCGGCCGGCGAGATGGCGACGGCCGTGTTGTAACAGGCGTCGCCCTCCGTCTCGTAGAGCGACCCCGGCACGAGCCAGCGGCCCAGGCGCTTGGCGAGCACGCACAGCTCGTCGGTGAGCGGTCCGGGGATGGGCGCGCGGCAGAGCGCGTACTCCTCGCGGCTGGGTAGGCGCCCGAACTGCGCGACCCCGGAGGCGGCCAACTCGGGGAAGACGAGCATGTCCACCCACGGGAAGGAGTGGACGATGCGCTGCGCCACGACGGCCATCTTGGCGATGGTGGCCGACGGGTCCCACGGCTCGACGGCCATCTGCACTGCGGCCAAACCGAACGGCCGGCTCACGAGGCGGCCCCGGTCGAATGAGGTCTCATCTGTACTCCTTGGGGTCGAAGAGGTCGCGCAGCGCGTCTCCGACGAGGTTGAAGCTCAGCACGGACAGGAAGATGGCGAGGCCGGGGAAGGTGCTCGTCCACCAGGCCGTGCGCAATAAGGCGCGACCGTCCTCGATCATCAGGCCCCAGTCCGCCGCCGGCGGTTGGCTGCCGAGCCCGATGAAGGCGAGGCCGGTTGTGGCGAGGATCACCGTGCCGACGTCGAGGGAGGCCTGCACGAGGATCGGGGTGACGGAGTTGGGGAGGATATGCCGCAACATGATCTTCGGCGTGCTCGCGCCGAGCGCCCTGGCCGCCTCGACGAACGCCTGGTGGCGCAGCGAGAGCGCCACCCCGCGCACGAGACGCGTGTACCACGGCCACCAGGAGACGGCCAGCGCGATGACGGCGTTGGTGAGGCTCGGGCCTTGGAGCGCGACGATGGCCATGGCCAGGAGGAGGGAGGGGAAGGCGAGGAAGAGGTCGCAGACGCGCATGATCGCCTCGTCGACCCAGCCTCCCGCCAGGCCGGCGATGGCGCCGAGCGGCGCCCCGATGGCCACGGCCAGGAGCACGACGATGAGCGGAGCGATCAGGGCGGGCCGCACGCCGTAGATGATGCGGCTCAGCACGTCACGCCCGAGCCGGTCCGTGCCGAGCACGAACTCCTTGGACGGTGCCGAGATGCGGGTCGAGACGGACGAGCGCCCCTCGCCCATGGCCGGGTAGGGCGCCAGCTTGGGCGCGAACGCCGCCACCACGATGAGCAGGGCGACGCAGCAGATGCCGAAGACGGCGAGCGGGTCACGCTTGAGAACCGAGAGCGCACGCTGCCACGTGCTGCGCGGCGGCGCGAGGTCGTCGTGCGCGGCCTCGCCAGGCTCGCGACCGCCCGTCTGGCCGACGGCCAGCCCGCCGGCGAACATGCGCCAGCCGGCGCCGGTGATGCCGGAGCCGCCGCGCTTCACGCCACCCTCACGCGCGGATCGAGGAACGCCTGACTGGCGTCGACGACGAGGTTGACCAGGACGTAGCCGGCGGCGCCGAACAGCGTCATGCCGAGGATGGCGGGGTAGTCAACGTTGAGGAACGACCTCACGGTGAACGAGCCGAGGCCGGGCCAGGCGTAGATGACCTCGACGTAGAACGTCCCGGTGAGCATGAACGCCATGGTGAGCCCGATGACGGTGAGCGTCGGACCGATGGCGTTGCGCAGCGCGAAGCGCCCGAGCACCCGCCTCTCGGCCACCCCGTAGGCGCGCGCAGTGCGGATGTAGTCCTGCGACAGCACCTCGAGCATGGCGGCGCGCGTCATGCGCGTCACGAGCCCGATCGGGTAGGCGGCCAACGTCACGGCCGGCAGCACGATGTGAGCCAACGCGTCGCGGAAGGCGGTGAGGTTGCCGGTCAGAAGCGTGTCGAGGAGGTTGAGCCCCGTGACGTTCGTGATGGGCGCCACGAACCGCAGGCCGGCGTCCACCCGTCCGGCGGACGGGAACCAGCCTAGGACGTGCACGAAAACGAGTTGCAGGAGCAGGCCGAGCCAGAAGGCCGGCAAGGAGACCCCGATCACGGAGGTGACGCGCACGACGGCCTCGCCGAGGCTCCCGCGCAACCGGGTGGAGATGACTCCCAAGGGTACGCCTATGCCGACGGCCAGGACCATGGCGGCGAGCATCAGCTCCAGCGTGGCTGCGATGCGCGAGCCGAGCTCCTGCGTGACGGGCCGCTTGGTGGCGAGCGAGTTGCCCAGGTCGCCCCTGGCGAGCCCGCGCATGTACTGACCGTACTGCTCGACGATCGGCCGGTCGAAGCCGAACCGCTTCTGGATGTCGGCGATCTCGGCGGGACGGGCTCGCGGCCCCAAGTACAAGGCGGCCGGATCGGACGGGATGATCCGTGTCAGGGCGAAGACGATCGTAGCCACCCCGGCGAGCACGAGGAGGGAGAACACGAGGCGACGGGTGATGAACTTGAGCAGTTCCACGGGGTTCCAGTGAAGCCGGCGGCCGAGGGCGACCGGGGCTAGTTCAGCGGCCTACCGCCGTGTGAACGGCGGTAGGCCTTGCTCTCGAGGCGGAGAGTCAATCCGCTAGGCGGATCGGGTAGAAGAACGTCGCGAACGGGTAGTTGATGTTGTACTCGAAACCGCTCAGGTACGTCGGGATGGCGTACCACGCGCCGGCGTCGAGGAAGTACAGAGGCGCGGCGAAGCGCTGCACCGCTGGCTGCTCCGGCTGGGCGAGGAGGTGGAAGCCTCCCCCGAGCTGCGTCTGCTGTTGGGACGGGTGCTCAGGCAGCGCGGCAAGCTGCATGAGGCCAGCGCGGTGCTGAGGCGCGTGGGGGAGACGCGCGCCTCACCGTCCACGG
Coding sequences:
- a CDS encoding carbon-nitrogen hydrolase family protein, yielding MSRPFGLAAVQMAVEPWDPSATIAKMAVVAQRIVHSFPWVDMLVFPELAASGVAQFGRLPSREEYALCRAPIPGPLTDELCVLAKRLGRWLVPGSLYETEGDACYNTAVAISPAGEIVARYRKLFPWYPFEAEAKAGSEYGVFDVPGVGRFGLSICYDMWFPETVRTLAWMGAEVILHPTLTTTQDRELETVLSRAHAITNQVYFLDVNAVGAWGGGRSLLVGPEGLVLHQAGERETFFVHRIDLDDVARARETGTLGIAQTWKQLRDYGMRFPPYQEGFERGEVFKGLGELKLTGR
- a CDS encoding ABC transporter permease → MKRGGSGITGAGWRMFAGGLAVGQTGGREPGEAAHDDLAPPRSTWQRALSVLKRDPLAVFGICCVALLIVVAAFAPKLAPYPAMGEGRSSVSTRISAPSKEFVLGTDRLGRDVLSRIIYGVRPALIAPLIVVLLAVAIGAPLGAIAGLAGGWVDEAIMRVCDLFLAFPSLLLAMAIVALQGPSLTNAVIALAVSWWPWYTRLVRGVALSLRHQAFVEAARALGASTPKIMLRHILPNSVTPILVQASLDVGTVILATTGLAFIGLGSQPPAADWGLMIEDGRALLRTAWWTSTFPGLAIFLSVLSFNLVGDALRDLFDPKEYR
- a CDS encoding ABC transporter permease; protein product: MELLKFITRRLVFSLLVLAGVATIVFALTRIIPSDPAALYLGPRARPAEIADIQKRFGFDRPIVEQYGQYMRGLARGDLGNSLATKRPVTQELGSRIAATLELMLAAMVLAVGIGVPLGVISTRLRGSLGEAVVRVTSVIGVSLPAFWLGLLLQLVFVHVLGWFPSAGRVDAGLRFVAPITNVTGLNLLDTLLTGNLTAFRDALAHIVLPAVTLAAYPIGLVTRMTRAAMLEVLSQDYIRTARAYGVAERRVLGRFALRNAIGPTLTVIGLTMAFMLTGTFYVEVIYAWPGLGSFTVRSFLNVDYPAILGMTLFGAAGYVLVNLVVDASQAFLDPRVRVA